In Pseudomonas sp. PDM14, a genomic segment contains:
- a CDS encoding ferritin-like domain-containing protein has translation MSDKTAQLNELIEITRDGERFYEHAHDEVKDVRLQALFRDMLRAKTEVIRALAASVAANQEQPASGGTVLGKLREVYADTRAMIAKDKEATYVAQLEEAEDRILHAFEDALESAEPDVRQVLLQEMPKVRACHDRMRAMKHSA, from the coding sequence ATGTCGGACAAGACCGCTCAACTCAATGAACTGATCGAAATCACCCGCGACGGCGAACGCTTCTACGAGCACGCCCATGACGAGGTCAAGGACGTGCGCCTGCAGGCGCTGTTCCGCGACATGCTGCGGGCCAAGACCGAAGTGATCCGTGCCCTGGCTGCCAGCGTGGCGGCCAATCAGGAGCAGCCGGCCAGCGGCGGCACGGTGCTTGGCAAGTTGCGTGAGGTGTATGCCGACACCCGCGCGATGATCGCCAAGGACAAGGAAGCCACCTACGTGGCGCAGCTCGAGGAAGCCGAGGATCGCATCCTGCACGCCTTCGAGGATGCCCTGGAAAGCGCCGAGCCGGACGTGCGTCAGGTGCTGCTGCAGGAGATGCCGAAAGTGCGTGCCTGCCATGACCGCATGCGCGCCATGAAGCATTCGGCCTGA
- a CDS encoding nucleoside recognition domain-containing protein, producing MLNGLWLSFFVIAAVAALVRWIGGDPGVWAAMVESLFAMAKLSVEVMVLLFGTLTLWLGFLRIAEKAGLIDILARLLGPLFARLMPDVPRGHPALGLVTLSFTANGLGLDNAATPIGLKAMKALQELNPNPTSATNAQVLFMVMNASSFVLLPVSIFMYRAQAGATDPALVFLPILLANAISTLTALLSVAFMQRLKLGDPVLLAWFGGAALLLGGFMATLAGLSAAALSSLSSLLGNLTLFGLILSFLLLGALRRVPVYESFVEGAKEGFEVAKSLLPYLVAMLCAVGVLRASGALDVLLEGIRWCVEGLGWDTRFVEALPTGLVKPFSGSAARAMLIETMQTSGVDSFPALVAATMQGSTETTFYVLAVYFGAVGIQRARHAVGCALLADLAGVLASIGVCYWFFG from the coding sequence ATGCTTAACGGCCTGTGGCTGAGCTTTTTCGTGATTGCGGCAGTCGCTGCGCTGGTGCGCTGGATCGGCGGTGACCCGGGTGTCTGGGCGGCGATGGTGGAAAGCCTATTCGCCATGGCCAAGCTGTCGGTGGAGGTGATGGTCCTGCTGTTCGGCACCCTCACACTGTGGCTGGGCTTTTTGCGCATCGCTGAAAAGGCTGGGCTGATCGACATCCTCGCGCGCCTGCTCGGTCCGTTGTTCGCCCGCCTGATGCCCGATGTGCCGCGCGGCCATCCGGCACTCGGCCTGGTCACCCTGAGCTTCACCGCCAACGGCCTGGGCCTGGACAATGCCGCCACGCCCATTGGCCTCAAGGCGATGAAGGCCCTGCAGGAACTTAACCCCAACCCGACCAGCGCGACCAACGCGCAGGTGCTGTTCATGGTGATGAACGCCTCGTCGTTCGTCCTGCTGCCGGTGTCGATCTTCATGTACCGCGCCCAGGCCGGCGCCACCGACCCGGCCCTGGTGTTCCTGCCGATTCTGCTGGCCAACGCCATTTCCACTCTCACCGCACTGCTCTCCGTGGCGTTCATGCAGCGCCTCAAGCTTGGCGATCCGGTGTTGTTGGCCTGGTTCGGCGGCGCCGCGTTGCTGCTCGGTGGCTTCATGGCGACGCTGGCCGGGCTGAGTGCCGCGGCGTTGTCGAGCCTGTCCTCGCTGCTGGGCAACCTGACCCTGTTCGGCCTGATCCTCAGTTTCCTGCTGCTCGGTGCGCTGCGTCGGGTGCCGGTGTACGAGAGCTTCGTCGAGGGTGCCAAGGAAGGCTTCGAGGTGGCGAAAAGCCTGCTGCCGTACCTGGTGGCGATGCTCTGCGCGGTCGGTGTATTGCGCGCCTCCGGTGCCCTCGACGTGCTGCTGGAAGGCATCCGCTGGTGCGTCGAAGGCCTGGGCTGGGACACCCGCTTCGTCGAGGCATTGCCTACCGGGCTGGTCAAGCCGTTCTCCGGCAGCGCGGCGCGGGCGATGCTCATCGAAACCATGCAGACCAGTGGCGTCGACAGCTTCCCGGCGCTGGTCGCGGCGACCATGCAGGGCAGCACTGAAACCACCTTCTATGTACTCGCCGTGTACTTCGGCGCGGTCGGCATCCAACGTGCGCGGCACGCCGTGGGTTGTGCCCTGCTCGCCGACCTGGCCGGGGTGCTGGCGTCGATCGGCGTGTGCTACTGGTTCTTCGGCTGA
- the hmpA gene encoding NO-inducible flavohemoprotein: MLSAQQTALIKATVPLLESGGEALTTHFYRMMLSEHPEVRPLFNQAHQASGDQPRALANGVLMYARHIDQLQELGPLVGRVVNKHVSLQILPEHYPIVGGCLLRAIREVLGAEIATDEVIDAWTLAYGQLADLLIGAEEEVYTATERSHGGWRGGRAFRVARKVAESEEITSFYLQPVDGGAVIDFIPGQYIGLRLHLDGEEVRRNYSLSAGANGVDYRISVKREPGGRVSNYLHDQLHEGDELELFAPAGDFTLNRSAKPLVLISAGVGITPLLTMLESAVHSGRPIRFIHCARHAGVRAFGERVAELAAEHPQLQHYVCYNEPRADDVADAVGFLSREQLAAWLPADRDIDAYFLGPKPFMAMLKRNLRDLGVPEQQSRYEFFGPASSLDA; encoded by the coding sequence ATGCTATCCGCTCAACAGACCGCCCTGATCAAAGCCACCGTGCCACTGCTGGAAAGCGGCGGTGAAGCACTGACCACCCACTTCTACCGGATGATGCTCAGTGAGCACCCGGAAGTGCGCCCGCTGTTCAACCAGGCCCACCAGGCCAGCGGCGATCAACCGCGCGCCCTGGCCAACGGCGTGCTGATGTATGCCCGTCACATCGACCAGCTGCAGGAGCTCGGCCCGCTGGTCGGCCGTGTGGTCAACAAGCACGTTTCGCTGCAGATCCTGCCCGAGCATTACCCGATCGTCGGCGGCTGCCTGCTGCGCGCCATCCGCGAAGTGCTCGGCGCCGAGATCGCCACCGACGAAGTGATCGACGCCTGGACCTTGGCCTACGGCCAGCTCGCCGATCTGCTGATCGGTGCCGAAGAGGAGGTCTACACCGCCACCGAGCGCTCCCACGGTGGCTGGCGCGGCGGACGTGCCTTCCGCGTGGCGCGCAAGGTCGCCGAGAGCGAGGAGATCACCTCCTTCTACCTGCAGCCGGTCGACGGCGGTGCGGTGATCGACTTCATCCCCGGCCAGTACATCGGCCTGCGTCTGCACCTCGACGGCGAAGAGGTGCGTCGCAATTACTCGCTGTCCGCCGGCGCCAATGGTGTCGACTACCGCATCAGCGTCAAGCGCGAGCCCGGTGGTCGCGTCTCCAACTACCTGCACGACCAGCTGCACGAAGGTGACGAGCTCGAGCTGTTCGCGCCGGCTGGCGACTTCACCCTGAACCGTTCGGCCAAGCCACTGGTGCTGATCAGCGCCGGGGTCGGCATCACCCCGCTGCTGACCATGCTCGAAAGCGCGGTGCACAGCGGCCGGCCGATTCGCTTCATCCACTGCGCCCGCCACGCCGGCGTGCGCGCCTTCGGTGAGCGCGTCGCCGAACTGGCCGCCGAGCACCCGCAACTGCAGCACTACGTCTGCTACAACGAGCCGCGTGCGGACGACGTAGCCGATGCGGTGGGCTTCCTCAGCCGCGAACAGCTGGCGGCCTGGCTGCCTGCAGACCGCGACATCGACGCCTACTTCCTCGGCCCGAAACCCTTCATGGCCATGCTCAAGCGCAACCTGCGCGACCTCGGCGTTCCGGAACAGCAGAGCCGCTACGAGTTCTTCGGCCCCGCGTCCTCGCTCGACGCCTGA
- a CDS encoding diguanylate cyclase, giving the protein MRSSTAFLSLLLLLFCPLLRAADVPAANLYPLHDSQPTRLVGQGVGYLLGREQATFEEIQALPAEAWQWSTRNALALGTQPQGVWLRFDVLREHPGATPWLLEIKWPLLDRVEVRLFDQVSGAWSPPMLAGDGVPLSQRPLRQRFLLFPLEIEAQQRSSVFMHVHAAEALILPMQLVNQTQLQDDERVQLALIYMFFGGLLVILLYNCSLYLFTRDRSYLFYSLYIASAICYELALTGLGQLYFWREVPAFSVKAYALFGALTFLTSSLFARYFLELRQYGGWVYRVNSALIAYWAVFLLPILFYPAAVKFFLPAIMPLLTCVIAIASTTYLWRKGNRSARLFTVAWLALIVFTIIHLCALGGLLPLNTFTLGSQMLGVFVEFVLLSIALAERINRERAARVQAQEQVLVSTQNLAREREEKLRAQQQTLEIQRQANEQLEGRVRERTQMLQEAKEELEKAIEELARLNVTDALTQLYNRRHFDKAIKDEMGRARRTSVPLAVLMIDIDHFKQINDNHGHVFGDECLRAVAKVLQEHARRAGDLAARYGGEEFIMALPATDLAHALEVAEHVRQGIAALRLAHHGNVVSLTASLGVALFETSRHDSLEQLVNAADDALYRAKRGGRNQVVSAA; this is encoded by the coding sequence ATGCGTTCATCCACCGCATTCCTCTCCCTGCTGTTGCTTCTGTTCTGCCCCCTGCTGCGTGCCGCCGACGTGCCCGCGGCGAATCTCTATCCACTTCACGACAGCCAGCCCACACGCCTGGTCGGCCAGGGCGTCGGCTACCTGCTCGGCAGGGAGCAGGCGACGTTCGAGGAGATCCAGGCTCTGCCGGCCGAGGCCTGGCAGTGGAGCACGCGCAATGCCCTGGCGCTGGGCACGCAGCCGCAGGGGGTGTGGCTGCGCTTCGACGTCCTGCGCGAACATCCGGGTGCCACGCCCTGGCTGCTGGAGATCAAGTGGCCGCTGCTCGACCGCGTCGAGGTTCGCCTGTTCGACCAGGTCAGTGGTGCCTGGAGCCCGCCGATGCTTGCCGGCGATGGCGTGCCGCTGAGCCAGCGGCCGTTGCGCCAGCGCTTCCTGCTGTTCCCGCTGGAGATCGAGGCGCAGCAGCGCAGCAGCGTGTTCATGCACGTGCACGCCGCCGAAGCGCTGATCCTGCCGATGCAACTGGTCAACCAGACACAGCTGCAGGACGACGAGCGCGTGCAGCTGGCGCTGATCTACATGTTCTTCGGCGGGCTGCTGGTGATCCTGCTGTACAACTGCAGCCTGTACCTGTTCACCCGCGACCGTAGCTACCTGTTCTACTCGCTGTATATCGCCAGTGCGATCTGCTACGAGCTGGCGCTGACCGGGCTCGGCCAGCTGTATTTCTGGCGCGAGGTGCCGGCCTTTTCGGTGAAGGCCTACGCGCTGTTCGGCGCGCTGACCTTCCTCACCTCCAGCCTGTTCGCCCGCTACTTCCTCGAGTTGCGCCAGTACGGCGGCTGGGTCTACCGGGTCAATAGCGCGCTGATCGCCTACTGGGCGGTGTTCCTCCTGCCGATCCTGTTCTACCCGGCGGCCGTGAAGTTCTTCCTGCCGGCGATCATGCCGCTGCTGACCTGCGTGATCGCCATCGCCAGCACCACGTACCTGTGGCGCAAGGGCAATCGCTCAGCGCGACTGTTCACCGTCGCCTGGCTGGCACTGATCGTCTTCACCATCATTCACCTGTGCGCCCTCGGCGGGCTGCTGCCGCTCAACACCTTCACCCTGGGCAGCCAGATGCTCGGCGTGTTCGTCGAATTCGTGCTGCTGTCCATCGCCCTGGCCGAGCGCATCAACCGCGAGCGCGCGGCACGGGTGCAGGCGCAGGAGCAGGTGCTGGTATCGACGCAGAACCTCGCCCGCGAGCGCGAGGAGAAACTGCGCGCGCAGCAGCAGACCCTGGAGATCCAGCGCCAGGCCAACGAGCAGCTGGAAGGCCGCGTGCGCGAACGCACGCAGATGCTGCAGGAAGCCAAGGAAGAGCTGGAAAAGGCCATCGAGGAGCTGGCCCGGCTGAACGTCACCGACGCGCTGACCCAGCTCTACAACCGCCGCCATTTCGACAAGGCGATCAAGGACGAGATGGGGCGGGCGCGGCGCACCAGCGTGCCGTTGGCCGTGCTGATGATCGACATCGACCACTTCAAGCAGATCAACGACAACCACGGCCACGTGTTCGGCGACGAGTGCCTGCGCGCGGTCGCCAAGGTGCTGCAGGAGCACGCCCGCCGCGCCGGCGACCTGGCCGCACGCTACGGTGGCGAGGAGTTCATCATGGCGTTGCCGGCCACCGACCTGGCGCATGCCCTGGAGGTTGCCGAGCACGTTCGCCAGGGCATTGCCGCCCTGAGACTGGCGCATCATGGCAACGTCGTAAGTCTGACCGCCAGCCTCGGCGTGGCGCTCTTCGAGACGAGCCGACATGACAGCCTGGAGCAACTGGTCAATGCCGCCGACGATGCGCTGTACCGCGCCAAGCGCGGCGGGCGCAATCAGGTGGTGAGCGCGGCGTGA
- the desA gene encoding delta-9 fatty acid desaturase DesA, translated as MWYNGFLDLSVWQLIAVTLVITHITIVSVTVYLHRYSAHRSLELHPALKHFFRFWLWMTTGQNTREWTAIHRKHHAKCETVDDPHSPVIKGLGTVLRTGAELYQQEAKNADTLRIYGKNCPEDWVERNVYSRFPMGGIILMAIIDLALFGVLGITVWAIQMMWIPVWAAGVINGLGHAVGYRNFECRDAATNLVPWGILIGGEELHNNHHTYPNSAKLSVKKWEFDMGWAWIQLFSFLRLAKVQRVAPIAHRVAGKQQLDMDTAMAILNNRFQIMAQYRKLVIKPLVQQELAKADESVRHLFRRAKRLLSRETSLLDEQHQQRIAAMLEQSHALKVIYEKRIALQQIWVKTSANGHEMLEAIKQWVHDAEASGIQSLRDFAEQLKTYSLRPVAATA; from the coding sequence ATGTGGTACAACGGCTTCCTCGATCTGTCGGTCTGGCAACTCATCGCCGTGACCCTGGTGATCACCCACATCACCATCGTCAGCGTTACTGTTTACCTGCATCGTTACTCCGCGCACCGTTCGCTGGAACTGCATCCCGCGCTCAAACATTTCTTCCGCTTCTGGCTGTGGATGACCACTGGCCAGAACACCCGCGAGTGGACGGCCATCCACCGCAAGCACCATGCCAAATGCGAAACCGTCGATGACCCGCACAGCCCGGTGATCAAGGGCCTGGGTACCGTGCTGCGCACCGGCGCCGAGCTTTACCAGCAGGAGGCGAAGAACGCCGACACCCTGCGCATCTACGGCAAGAACTGCCCGGAAGACTGGGTCGAGCGTAACGTTTACTCGCGCTTCCCGATGGGCGGCATCATCCTCATGGCGATCATCGACCTGGCCCTGTTCGGCGTGCTCGGCATCACCGTCTGGGCGATCCAGATGATGTGGATCCCGGTGTGGGCCGCGGGCGTGATCAACGGCCTCGGCCATGCCGTCGGCTACCGCAACTTCGAATGCCGCGATGCCGCCACCAACCTGGTGCCGTGGGGCATCCTGATCGGCGGCGAAGAGCTGCACAACAACCACCACACCTACCCCAACAGCGCCAAGCTGTCGGTGAAGAAGTGGGAGTTCGACATGGGCTGGGCGTGGATTCAGCTGTTCAGCTTCCTGCGCCTGGCCAAGGTGCAGCGCGTGGCGCCCATCGCCCACCGCGTCGCCGGCAAGCAGCAGCTGGATATGGACACGGCAATGGCCATCCTCAACAACCGTTTCCAGATCATGGCGCAGTACCGCAAGCTGGTGATCAAGCCGCTGGTGCAGCAGGAACTGGCCAAGGCCGACGAGTCGGTGCGCCACCTGTTCCGCCGCGCCAAGCGCCTGCTGTCGCGTGAGACCAGCCTGCTCGACGAGCAGCACCAGCAGCGCATCGCCGCCATGCTGGAGCAGAGCCACGCGCTGAAGGTGATCTACGAGAAGCGCATCGCCCTGCAGCAGATCTGGGTGAAGACCAGCGCCAACGGCCACGAGATGCTCGAAGCCATCAAGCAGTGGGTGCACGACGCCGAGGCCAGCGGCATCCAGTCGCTGCGCGACTTCGCCGAGCAACTCAAGACCTACTCGCTGCGCCCGGTCGCCGCGACGGCCTGA
- a CDS encoding DUF1328 domain-containing protein, giving the protein MLSWAITFLIIAIVAAVLGFGGIAGTATGIAKILFVVFLVMFIVSFVMGRRPRG; this is encoded by the coding sequence ATGTTGAGCTGGGCCATAACCTTCCTGATCATCGCCATCGTCGCTGCAGTACTTGGCTTCGGTGGTATCGCCGGCACGGCTACTGGCATCGCCAAGATCCTGTTCGTGGTGTTCCTGGTGATGTTCATTGTGTCGTTCGTCATGGGTCGTCGCCCACGAGGCTAG
- the dibA gene encoding phosphodiesterase DibA, translating to MKVPRRPLPLTLLYLFVALLWVIGGDSLLLRLGTPGQLPVGIEVFKGVAFVLVTGLLLFIVLSQRDRQQLQADDALRDSEERLTLAMDSAQEGLWDWEVGAPKVFYSRRYCEILGYQRDEFGDTPDAWKDRLHPDDRGLAEQRLRTLLDERSPHYAGVFRLRHRDGSYRWIHARGQLLFDATGRPQRFIGTAVDITQRRADEESLRQAAAVFDSTQEGVVVTDAAQHIVHVNPAFSRITGFTLDEVLGQNPSLFKSGRHDQAFYQTLWHSLEQRGSWSGEIWNRRKDGDIFPMWQCIRAIHDENGNLSHYVAVFSDISAIKHSQHELDYLAHHDPLTALPNRLLFSERIEQAAQRAKREKIRGALLLIDLDHFKIINESLGHNIGDQLLKLIGERLLIEVEHKATLARLGGDEFGVLSDNCAHAEQASTLAQRLLDSLAKPFEINGETLFISASIGISLFPDDGTSVEQLLRNADSALFRAKSSGRQTFSFYSQDMTAVAQQRVKLEAELRQALLQDQLRVYYQPIHSLDDRRMLGVEALVRWQHPQRGLVPPIEFIPIAEDSGLIAAIDAWVLQQACQQMCRWLEQGVTLEFVAVNVSSRLFSRGELDQQVAQVLAKTGLDPARLELEVTESAVMDDPDRAMELLLHLRALGVRLAIDDFGTGYSSLARLKRLPVDKLKLDQSFVHGLPQDNDDAAIARAVITLGKSLGLRVLAEGIETEAQASYLLELGCGLGQGYWFGRPQPVDELLAQLPRASEQA from the coding sequence ATGAAAGTACCCCGTCGCCCGCTCCCCCTGACCCTGCTCTACCTGTTCGTGGCCCTGCTGTGGGTGATCGGTGGCGACAGCCTGTTGCTGCGGCTGGGCACCCCCGGCCAGTTGCCGGTGGGCATCGAAGTGTTCAAGGGCGTGGCCTTCGTGCTGGTCACCGGACTTCTGCTGTTCATCGTCCTCAGCCAGCGCGACCGCCAGCAACTGCAGGCCGACGACGCCCTGCGCGACAGCGAGGAACGCCTGACCCTGGCCATGGACTCGGCCCAGGAAGGCCTGTGGGATTGGGAAGTCGGCGCGCCCAAGGTGTTCTACTCGCGCCGCTACTGCGAAATCCTCGGCTACCAGCGCGACGAGTTCGGCGACACGCCCGACGCCTGGAAGGACCGCCTGCACCCCGACGACCGTGGCCTCGCCGAACAGCGCCTGCGCACCCTGCTCGACGAGCGTAGCCCGCATTACGCCGGCGTGTTCCGCCTGCGCCACCGCGACGGCAGCTACCGCTGGATTCACGCCCGCGGCCAGCTGCTGTTCGATGCCACGGGCAGGCCACAGCGCTTCATCGGCACCGCCGTCGACATCACCCAGCGCCGCGCCGACGAAGAAAGCCTGCGCCAGGCCGCCGCCGTGTTCGACAGCACCCAGGAAGGCGTGGTGGTCACCGACGCCGCGCAGCACATCGTCCACGTCAACCCGGCGTTCAGCCGCATCACCGGCTTCACCCTCGACGAAGTGCTCGGGCAGAACCCGTCGCTGTTCAAGTCCGGTCGCCACGACCAGGCCTTCTATCAAACGCTCTGGCACTCGCTGGAGCAGCGCGGCTCGTGGAGCGGCGAGATCTGGAACCGGCGCAAGGACGGCGACATCTTCCCGATGTGGCAGTGCATCCGCGCCATTCACGACGAGAACGGCAACCTCAGCCACTACGTCGCAGTATTCTCCGACATCAGCGCGATCAAGCACTCGCAACACGAGCTGGACTATCTGGCCCACCACGACCCGCTCACGGCCCTGCCCAACCGCCTGCTGTTCAGCGAGCGTATCGAGCAGGCCGCGCAGCGCGCCAAGCGCGAGAAGATCCGCGGCGCGCTGCTGCTGATCGACCTCGACCACTTCAAGATCATCAACGAGAGCCTGGGGCACAACATCGGTGACCAACTGCTCAAGCTGATCGGCGAGCGCCTGCTGATCGAGGTGGAACACAAGGCCACCCTGGCACGCCTGGGCGGCGACGAGTTCGGCGTGCTCAGCGACAACTGCGCGCACGCCGAGCAGGCCTCGACCCTGGCCCAACGCCTGCTCGACAGCCTGGCCAAGCCGTTCGAGATCAATGGCGAGACGCTGTTCATCAGCGCCAGCATCGGCATCAGCCTGTTCCCCGACGACGGCACCTCGGTCGAGCAACTGCTGCGCAACGCCGACTCGGCGCTGTTCCGTGCCAAGAGCAGCGGCCGGCAGACCTTCAGCTTCTACAGCCAGGACATGACCGCCGTCGCCCAGCAGCGGGTCAAGCTCGAGGCCGAGCTGCGCCAGGCCCTGCTGCAGGATCAGCTGCGCGTGTACTACCAGCCGATCCACAGCCTCGACGACCGGCGCATGCTCGGCGTCGAGGCGCTGGTGCGCTGGCAACACCCGCAACGCGGCCTGGTGCCGCCGATCGAGTTCATCCCCATCGCCGAGGACAGCGGGCTGATCGCCGCCATCGACGCCTGGGTGCTGCAGCAGGCCTGCCAGCAGATGTGCCGCTGGCTGGAGCAGGGCGTGACCCTGGAGTTCGTCGCGGTCAACGTCTCCAGCCGCCTGTTCAGCCGCGGCGAGCTGGATCAGCAGGTCGCCCAGGTGCTGGCCAAGACCGGCCTCGACCCGGCGCGCCTGGAACTGGAAGTCACCGAAAGTGCGGTGATGGATGACCCGGACCGGGCCATGGAACTGCTGCTGCACCTGCGCGCACTGGGCGTGCGCCTGGCGATCGACGATTTCGGCACCGGCTACTCGTCACTGGCCCGCCTCAAACGCCTGCCGGTGGACAAGCTGAAGCTCGACCAGAGCTTCGTCCACGGCCTGCCTCAGGACAACGACGACGCCGCCATCGCCCGCGCAGTCATCACCCTGGGCAAGAGCCTGGGTCTGCGTGTGCTCGCCGAAGGCATCGAAACCGAAGCGCAGGCCAGCTACCTGCTCGAACTCGGCTGCGGCCTGGGCCAGGGCTACTGGTTCGGCCGCCCGCAACCGGTCGACGAACTGCTCGCACAGCTACCGCGAGCCAGCGAACAGGCCTAG